The Meriones unguiculatus strain TT.TT164.6M chromosome 6, Bangor_MerUng_6.1, whole genome shotgun sequence genomic interval GGGTCCCAGACCTTGGTTCCATGTCTCATTTTCCTTCCTCCGTCCCACACCATTCTGTAAGAAGCCCCATGACTTTTAAGCTCGGTTCTCTCTGGGTGAGACAGTGCAAGCATTTTAAAAGAATTCAAAACAAACCCCGACTCCCAACAGCAAAAAGTAACCCACCTGAGCGCACAGAGCTGTACTAACCTTAACATTTGTGGTGATGCCATTCCCCGCTTTCTCTTGTTATCTACACCTTTAAATCATGTCCTCCTAGCTCCCTCTTGCCTTTGAGGTGATGAGGTCTGTGGCCTGGGCCCCAGTTatggatttctgagttcccaACATCCTAGGCTTGGGCCTGAGGGGTGCAGGGAGCTGTTTGTGGGGATCCCAGGAAAGGCATGGAGACTTCACAAAGCCCTCAGTTCTCACTCAGAGACTTGGACCTTTGGTCTGTCCATGGTGAGAATACCTTCTCCTGAGAGCAGGCATTGCACCCCGGAGTGGTGGGCAGTGGTTAGCTCCTGCAGAACAAGGTCTCcctccacaaggctccctgaAAGATACTTTGTGTCCCTGAGACCTCCATCACCACACTTCTCTGGGTAAGAGGGTTCTAGATCCCAGAAGAAGGATAAtaacttctcttctcctccagATTTGTGGATACCCCTGGCTGGGCTTCATGGAGAAATCTTTCCTGATTACCAGCATGAATCCCAGAGCAGCCTCTGCTTCTCCCCGGACAGAATGAAAGGCCAACTGTAACCAGACATAACTGGCCATCATGGGAAAACTGATCAGGATGGGGACACAGGAGAGGCGGTTACTCAGACCAAGGAGGCTTTATTGGAGTcgcttccttttcctcttgggAATGTTGATCATCGGTTCCACTTATCAGCACCTGAGGAGACCCCAGAGCCCCCCCTCAGTGTGGACAAAAGTCTCTTCCCAGCAGCCTATTAAACTGTTCAGCAGGGACCTCCCCAGTGATGAGATGACAGTGGTGGGCAGTGACCCTCTAGAGGCTAGCTCTGAAGTGGAGGGTGAGGGGATGGCACCCCAAGACTCAGTGATCGGGGCTGAAGTAACACCTAGCTTAACAATGGAGGACACCCCCAGTCCACCCAGAACAACCAAGATCACTCCAAAAAATAACAATAGTCCTATAACTGCtggcacagaaagaaaaaggaaaaacgtTCCACTCACATACAGCAGAGCGCCAAATCATGTCATCTCAACTTCAGGCAGACAGAGGGTAAAAAGCTATaccccagcacccaggggagaaaggaagaactcCAGCCCGACTCACGCCAGGGAAAAAGGAAGAATGGATAGCCCATCCCCAGCAGATGCACTGTCAGCCACCACCCCCGCAGCAACAGAGAAAGGCAGTGAAGCCATGGCAACCTGGAGGATATTGGAGACCAGATCTCCTGAGAGAACAGTAGAAGAAAGCACTGCAGCTTCTCTCTTGGGCAGCATCCCAGAGACCATGGAAGGTTCTACTGCTGTCCGGAGAATTAGCAAACCCCTGTCCAGAACCAACCCACCAGCCATTAGTGCTGCCTTAGCAACCAACAGGGAGCTGGCAGAGAGACCTTCCACAGCGCACAGCACCCCAGTAACTCCCGAAGTCAAGGCAATCCTGACCACACAGGTCCACCGCTGTGTGGTTGTGGAGCCAGCTGTACCCAGGTCCCCATCTCCGAGCGTGACAGACATCCTGTTCCCAGATGTGCCCAGTTCCAGTCCCTCAGCATTGCCACCTGGCTGGCCAAACACCCACCCTAAGGCAGAGTACCCCCCAGACCTGTTCAGTGTGGAGGATCGGCGACAGGGCTGGGTGGTCCTCCACATCTTTGGCATGATGTACGTGTTTGTGGCCTTGGCCATCGTGTGTGACGAGTACTTTGTCCCAGCCCTGGGAGTCATCACGGACAAGCTGCAGATCTCCGAGGATGTGGCAGGGGCCACATTCATGGCCGCTGGAGGCTCAGCCCCTGAGCTCTTCACCTCCCTCATTGGTGTCTTCATCTCCCACAGCAATGTGGGGATCGGGACCATCGTAGGCTCTGCTGTGTTTAACATCCTTTTCGTCATCGGCACCTGTGCCCTCTTCTCCCGGGAGATCCTCAATCTCACCTGGTGGCCCTTGTTCCGCGATGTCTCCTTCTACATCCTTGACTTGTCCATGCTCATCCTCTTCTTCCTGGATAGTCTCATTGACTGGTGGgagagcctgctgctgctgctggcttaCGCTCTCTACGTGTTCACCATGAAGTGGAACAAGCAGATTGAGTGCTGGGTGAAAGAGCAGCTCAGCAGGAGACCAGTAGCCAAAGTCACGGCTCTGGGGGATCTCGGCAAGGTAAGGCAAGCTGGATCCAGCTCTCCCAGGCCTCTTGGGTGGGAAAGGACAGGGGGAAGTGAAGGACTAAAGAGCAAAAGGCAGAGGCTCCACCTCCCgggctgtttgtttatttacagaGTGCCTGTGCTCTGTAATTATCAAGGGTGACTGCGGCTCTACACCAACCACCCTAGACACTGGTCATAGTTATGATCctacttttcagaaaaaaaaaaaaaaaattgaaggtgGAAGAAAAGTTAAAACAGGCATCCAGGGTCACACAACAAGTAGGCAGTGGAGTCAGGATTTGACCCCAGCTTGGCCAGACTGGGTGTCTTGAAATGCCATTTGAGTCAgctttggagaaagaagagataaTCTCTTCCACGCACAGGGAGTCAGAATTTAGGCAGCACCGTTGTTTTCAAGTATGTTTGTTCACAGACTTGAGAGGGGTCTGGGGAGGGaggccttccccccccccttagTATTGGAGATGCAAACTCACTAACTGAAAAGCCAGCCCTCCGGCAGAGCCCTCACTTTGTGTCTACGAGTCCTGGCACCAGATCACCAATCCTAGGGCTCCCCCTCCCACCTACTTTCCTGATTAAAATTCATTGGCTGATTCAGTGACTTGAGGGATGACATCATATTGGGTACGTGACCTCTGAAAGCAAATCCTAAATAGGGACCCCTCTTTTTCCTGTCCCTAGAAGGTGAGTTGGGGTAAAGGTTGGCTCAGAGCTTTTACTGAGTGCAGAATTTTGCGTGCAAAGAGCATAGGACTTAGCTTCTTAATCCTGAGCAGTTTTGATGAGTGGGCAGGATGGCTACCATCCTCTGCAACAGGAGGCAAGAGCTTGTATTACTTCCTTTAGAAGGTCTGGAATAACAGCAATTAGAACTGAGAGCCACATGCCCTGAGTTTTAATCTGATACTGCTTTTCAGTTAACGGTATGACCTGAACAGGTGATAGAGTCCAGTTAATCACAAAAAGGTCCTGTCTAACTAACTCTGACTTTTATGACTTTTATGATAACGTCTGAGTTCCAATGAGTCCAGTTCTGGCAAAACTCAGCACAGTGGTTGTTGTCTGACCTGATCAACCATTCACTATTTACACGGGCACAGAAGGGGCAAAGTTCTGCCCGGGGTCACAGTGCCGGCTGGGTCAGAACTGGAGTGATGCTGCTGTCAGGCTCCCTAATCATCATTATTTCCTGCCAGGCTGTTGCTCTAGGAAGCCACAGGCTTCAGAGAGGGTCACTCCTTGCTGCTCAGTTCAAGCTGAGGAAGCAGGAGCCTCTGAGGAGAGGCCTCATTATGGAGGCTTGGCTTCTCCTCTGAGAAAATCCCCGTGTGTATCAGGGCAGCAGCGTTCAAAAGGCCTTCGACTTGCCACCTGTGAAAATTCTGCTTCCGTTGAAACTGAACACACTCTGAAATTCTTGCTGCCCCTGAGCAAGGCAGAGCAAAGCTCGCTAAAGCAAGTGAGGCAAAAACTATAATTTTAAGAGAGAATTTGTCCTGTGTAAGAGGCTGCCCAAGGCCAATAGTGGCAGCTCTTTGCCGGCCAGTAGCAGGGCTGCTTTGCAACTGTGTTGAAACTAATTCGGAGCTGGGTGgttggcgcacacctgtaatcccagcattcggggaggcagaggcaggcagatggatcATTGTAAGTTCAataccagcctggtttacaaagcaagtccaggacagccaaggctatacagagaaaccttgtctcaaaaaaaccaaaacaaagaaaaacaaacaaaaaactaattcAGTAGGATTTTTAATTAAAGGTAAGTTGGAATAGTAACCAGACCTGAAGGTTAGAGTTGGCATGCATTGGACTGGCCATGAAGACTATCCATGTAAGAATAAGAGTAGATGACTCCGAGATATCGctgttttaaaatgatttaaagtATGTGTGGATTTAGAGTTCCGTTCTGGGGTGACTTTCAGCTACAGAGAAAGCGAACCACCATCCTCTGTGTCCCGGTTTAACTGGCCGAGAGCTGTGATCTGCTCGGAGGGACTAATTGTACTGTATCTCACTGGCAGCGAGAAGGCAAGCCGCTGCTGAACCCACCAAGCAGTTCTGCGCAATCTCAGTCTTTGGTCTAGCAAACCGCGTTGGCTTTCAATTCTTGTGGTGCACTGTGAGCCAGAGCTCGCCCAGCAGCGCTTCCGCCTAACCACGAATCTTTAAGAAAACAGCctgccctcctttctctccctctccctgcagGCTCTTCTGAATCAATGGGGCCCTTTAGTTAAACAGCGATAGAAACCGGGCTTCCTCCATCAGGCTTGGTTCTGAAAGTGAGGAAATCAGAGCTGAGCTGGTGTGCTGAAGCCCGGAGAAGCCGGAGCCAGGTGAAGAGAGAGctacaggagagaaaaaaaagactacaGGTCTTCCTCCGCAGTATCGGCTTCCTGGTTGTCACTGAGGGGGGAAGCTCTGTGTGTCCGGCACTCCAGTTTAGCGAAAGGAAGGAGTCAGGAAGGGAACCCACGCTTAGGAGGGCTCCATTCCACTCACAGCAACAATCtcgctctctgctcctccctcttccacacTGCCCTCCCCCTTCCGCTCtgccttctgctttttctttttttgagacagggtttctctgtgtatccctggctgtctggaacccactctgtagagcagactggccttgaactcagagatccgcctgcttttgtatcccaagtgctggaatcgaAGGCTGCGCCGCCACCACCCAGCAACAATTTATTAAACTCTCTAAAACTAGACTGTTATTCCTATCTTACCTATGAAGAGACAGGGACTCAGAGTAGTTACTTAAcctggccaaagtcacacagctAGTCAGTGAGAGTGAACCGGTACATTTGAGTTTTAGCTTAGGTGCCCTGCTAATCACCCATGAGCAAGCCAAGGCTCGCTCTAAACCATCTGTTGGTAAGTGCCTGGATGGAAAGCAGTGTGAGGGATACTGTTAGCTTCGAGGAGGAGGCTCCTGTGTGGGAGCCGCAAATCATGTTGCTGTGCACCGAGGCCCTCAGTTCTGTGAAAGGGGAGACAGCGCAGCCACCGACAGACTTTGTTTCTGCTGAGGCCAGGCAGTAAAAACCTTCTGCTTTGCAGGCTAAACTCCTCATTCATAGCTCGGCGTCCCTGTATCTAGAAGGCAAATAGCTGCACAGTGATTTAGTGGGAGTGGCCACGTGGTCCTCCCCCCCACCGCTCCCCGCTTTCATCCAGCAGGTGCAGCCAGGTTCCCAGCTGCGTGATCTTTTCATTTGATGTTTCCTTCTGTCCCGAACATCTAGCCTCAGAATGAAGGAGTTTCTTGGGAGCTGTGATTCTAATAAAAATACACggaagacaatttcctgaaaaaATGATTTAGTATTgatcatatatgcacacatatataactttagttttaaaatctttgcatttgtttattgtgtgtgttacGAGCTTTCATGTGCCACAGCAcaagtgtggagatcagaggagtTGTCTCCATCATGTGTGTTCCTGGGGGTTAAATCTCAGGTCATGAGACTTTATTCTCTACGAGCAGTATTTAGAGTGTCTCTTTTGACACTAGCTGAAAATTTTCAAAGCTTAAGACAACACTCTCAGAGTCACACCTACTGGCGTAAGGCGTCTTTTTGATCCCAGTGAGGCAATGGCAAATGCCTACACAGCTCTTAACAGTTGAACTCAGCTCTCTTTGAAACTTTATAGTGTGTGGTGAAGCCCTTCACATTGTTTCTGGCCCCAGATGACAAATCTCTGGCCTTCTTTGGCCATGTATAGTCCCAGAGAACCAACATTCTGCATTCAAGGATGAGGGACCCTTCCTCATACATGGACGGAGGAGCAGCCCCATGCAGTGCCGATAGCTCAAAGGGGTGTAAGGATTTTACAGCAACCCATCTCTACACTCTGCACCAAGGAACTCCCCAGGATGCAGGGCTCTGGGGAAAGCCTGACATTTGGTCCTGAATACGCTGTGGACTGTTCTCTCCCCAGCAGGAATTTTCTTATTCAACCAGCAACATCCCCACACAGGCAAAGAAGGCATGTCTGTACACACCGGTTCTCCCATTTCTTGTCAGGGTTGATGTTTATCTTGAAGGGTCATATCAGCTGGCCTGTAGAGACAGCTGCTTGCTGTCTCGTAGGACGGGGAGGCTATGGATGGGAAACAGCCATCTTGGCCCTTCCTACTACTGTGGATCCCATCCATGTTAGGTTCAGAGAAGCCATTGTGCTTGGCTGGGTTGAGGGATGTCCTTCAACTGTTTAACAGGTCCTTAGCATCTTTCTAATTGTTAGaaatagctctctctctctctctctctctctctctctctctctctttctcacttctATAGCTCACCCAGGCCTCCAACAGCAATCCCAGCAGAATTCTCAGTCTTTGAATCCTTTTTTTTCCCTGGCCCAGGGCTgcagctcagtgggagagtgcTTGCTGGGCACATGTCTTTCCTCCTATAACTGGACGAAGCTTTCAGAGTTCCCCAACCTGCCATTGCCAGCACATGATACAAGAAACAAATATTAATTACACAGCACAAACATCCACCCAAGCCTCGTCCACTGCCTGTTATTTCCAtggatatgtgtgtgcctggagcTGAGGCATTTCAGGCATATATACACCTTAGGCAGCGACATTTTCTCCTTTGGaacacaatggaattaaatacCAAGTCATCTTTCATAGTGCTCAACAAAGAATAGCATGAATTCTAGATGCTTTGCCACCTGAACTAATTAGAGAATGAAATCAGCAAGCAACTGTGTAGTGAGGGGACATGGCTACATGGACAGTAAATTTGAATAAGAGAATTTCAGAGTATGGGGAGTACTGTGAGGCGATGCAGTGCGGCGGGGCCTTGCTGAGGGAGTGCAGGGGAGGCTTCTTGGGAGAGAAGTCTAAAGAGTGAGCTGCAGAATAGAACTGGGCAAGCATtcctggaggaagaagagaacttGCAACGGTTCAGGGCTGGAAGGACCTGGCATGAGCAGAGAGCGAATAGTGGTACCAGCCGCAAAGAAAGAGGAGGCCGGAGGGAAAAAGCTGTTCAGGAAAGTCAGAACTCTGCTCTGGACTGGTGAGTCCGGCACTTCAGTGTCTGCCCaagaggtggtggcacatgtgaGCCTGGAAATGGGTACCAGGTCTGGGTATGAAGAATGAATTTGTGAGTCACTAACAAACGTTTGAGCATATAGTCAAGGGCGGATCAAAGCTCTGTGAATGGGAGAGAGTGAGAAAGCCTTATACTGTCAGGTCTATGATCCGGTGATAAACAAAACACACTTCCGGCTTTCCCAGAGCTCAGCCTAACGGAGGAACTGATACTCATTAAGAAGGACACTATAACACAACTTCTACAAATTAGGCATTCCTCGGTGGGGAAGATGGAGACATCAGGCTGATAGTCATAGCGTCACATAGAAATGTGTATGCAAGTGCTGAGAGATCATGCAGAGGGCCACGGAAGACCTGCTAGAGCGGGATGCAGGAGGCTGCCCTGAAGGACTGGGGTCTTGTCATCCCATGCTGAGGCCAGATCAGAGGAGCAGGAACTGTCTGTGAGGAACGAGACTGCAGCTGTGCTGTGCAGAGTGTGACCACAGGCCCCAGTATTGTGAGCCCTTAAAATGATGTGGAAGAGGACGGGTGAGACACACAATAGGCACTCAGGGTTCAAAAGGGCACACAAACCAGTTCAGCCTCTTTACATTCATTGCTTCTTGAAATGGAacttccagaggactgggatgtagctcagcggtAGATCACGTGTCTGACATGTCTGATCTTGGAGTTTGGTTCCTGGCATAGTAACAACAGCGAAGTCTGAATGTGGGGAAGCACTGGCTCTAAGTATGTTactaagccaggcagtggtggtgcacgcctttaatcccagcactcaggaggcagaggcaggcggatctctgaggccagcctggtctacagagtgagttccaggccagccagggctacacaaagaagccctgcctggaagaacaaaacaaaacaaccctttCCAAAGTATGTTATTAAAATGTGTcacaggctgggtgtggtggcacatcccctttatcccagcatttgggaggcagaggcaggcagatctttgtgacttCCAGACCACCAGTCAATACtgcctagtgagaccctgtctcaaattacaAAACGCAGTTGTTTGCAGGGCTGCCCTGCGGTGAACAGACTCTTTCCAGGGGACAGCCGGGCGTCTGGAACACAGGGGCGGACAAGCTGCGCTGTGCTTGGAAGCTCACCATAGCTGAGGGAAAGGACAGGAAACCTGAGAGGGGAAGAGTTAGACTCAAGAGGCTTTTTCTGTCTGAAGGCAGGACAGTGGAGGCCAAACTGTGCTACCTGAGACCAGGCCCGGGAGAATAtgctcacagccatttgtaactctagctccaggcgTCCAACACCCTTTTTGACTTTCTTGAGCATAAGGTATGCACATGCTATGGACATACATGTCGGCAAAGCATTCATTCATattaaacaaatctttttaaaaaatggttgacATGAAAGCCTGTTATCTGATTCCTGGAACCTACAAAAAGCGGATAGAGAATCAACTTGACAAACctgtcctctgacttacacacacactcacccacacacccacccacacctaCACACAAGACTCCACACAAAttaacaataaacaaaacagtaatttgaaaaagaaaaaagaaaatggctgagAGCTGTGGATGCGTGTAGCTCAGCATTCAAGGAGAGCAGTGCTAGATGGCAAGGCCATGCACCCCAGAGACTGCCCATCAACACATGGAGAATTATCTTCGCTTGAATAAATCTGAGCAGCAGGAAATCACTAGGGGTGTGCACTGTGGGGACACAGATCAGTCTCTTGGCTCCCTGGGGCCAGAGCAAATCATCTCCAAAAGTAGCCAAAGCAGAGAGAGTTGGACACGATGAATGGTGAGGTGGGTGGGACCATGGCAGCTCGTGCTG includes:
- the Slc24a1 gene encoding sodium/potassium/calcium exchanger 1 isoform X2, whose protein sequence is MGKLIRMGTQERRLLRPRRLYWSRFLFLLGMLIIGSTYQHLRRPQSPPSVWTKVSSQQPIKLFSRDLPSDEMTVVGSDPLEASSEVEGEGMAPQDSVIGAEVTPSLTMEDTPSPPRTTKITPKNNNSPITAGTERKRKNVPLTYSRAPNHVISTSGRQRVKSYTPAPRGERKNSSPTHAREKGRMDSPSPADALSATTPAATEKGSEAMATWRILETRSPERTVEESTAASLLGSIPETMEGSTAVRRISKPLSRTNPPAISAALATNRELAERPSTAHSTPVTPEVKAILTTQVHRCVVVEPAVPRSPSPSVTDILFPDVPSSSPSALPPGWPNTHPKAEYPPDLFSVEDRRQGWVVLHIFGMMYVFVALAIVCDEYFVPALGVITDKLQISEDVAGATFMAAGGSAPELFTSLIGVFISHSNVGIGTIVGSAVFNILFVIGTCALFSREILNLTWWPLFRDVSFYILDLSMLILFFLDSLIDWWESLLLLLAYALYVFTMKWNKQIECWVKEQLSRRPVAKVTALGDLGKPSDGTTEENEQQDNKKLKEDVDEAERTGERTGEEGETQPGERETEAEGKKDEEEETEVKRKDEQEGETEKERKKNEQEGETEAEKKDEQEEETEAERKEDEHEGQTEAERKEDEHEGQTEAEGKDEHEGETEAEGKEDEHKRETEAEGKDEHEGETEAEGKEEHKRETEAEGENEHEGETEAEGKEDEHEGETEAEGKEDDHEGEAEAEGSEDEHEAQCEMQVDDSEMKDGEGQPEATAENECEAIQGEKGADGEGGSDGGDSEEEEEDDEEEDEEEEEEEEEEENEEPLSLEWPESRQKQAIYLFLLPIVFPLWLTVPDVRRQGSRKFFVITFLGSIIWIAMFSYLMVWWAHQVGETIGISEEIMGLTILAAGTSIPDLITSVIVARKGLGDMAVSSSVGSNIFDITVGLPVPWLLFSLINALQPVPVSSNGLFCAIVLLFLMLLFVISSIASCKWRMNKILGFTMFLLYFVFLVISVMLEDRIISCPVSV